Part of the Cuniculiplasma divulgatum genome, GGAAAGACTTGATTGCTGCTCGCAAAGTAGTAAATAGAAAAATATTAGATGAACCTTCCTTAGCATTTTTCACACTTAACCCGAAAATTCTGTTACCAATCGATGTTTTCAGATAAATTTCGGACACAAAGTAAAAAATTGCAAAAATAGTGTAGACTATATATGTTATTAACAAGTCTCTAACTGAAAGATAAGTTAAATATTTTAACCCTAAAGAATACAAGATAGGGAGGATAAAAAAAGTAGGCGGTATCTTTAGCAGGGATAGCACTGTAGAAGTTACACATATTAGAATTATCACATCCAACAGGTATGATAAATATCGTTCAAATAAAGATGCCTGTGGAATTCCTTGAAATTGCTTCTTTGGCATTTTCACCTTTCACCAGTATTTAATTCTTGAAGATACTTTACCCTTGTGCTAATATCTGGATGCGATGAATTCCAAAATTTTGAAATTTTCTTAGGAATGAGTCCTAAATCAGACAACCTCAAAAGTGCACTTATAAGCCACTTGGGATCTACTGTTTTAGCAGCTGAAATGTCAGCTTCCTTTTCAAAGTGTCTTTGGAGAAAAGGCAAAAAAAAGATCAAACCGACATAGATAAGAATAAACCCTGTAATTGCAAATATCAGTGATAAATTACCCTGTGTGGGGTAATATTGAGCGAATAGAAAAAGATTTATTATTATGAGTATCATCGATTCCACATATATAAACGTCTTCTGCAGATGCTTGTGTGCCGCATGGGAAATTTCATGTGCCAACACAGCAATATTTTCCTCAAAAGTAAGGTTTTCTTTCAGATAATTTGATATGAAGATAGTGTAAGTCCTAAAACCGGACTGAAAAGCATTTGGAATCTTTTGTTTTTCCCAATCGATGACCCTAACATCAGATATTCTAACCCCAAGCTTCTCAGATAGCCTCTTTACCTCCTCGACCATTTTCAAATCTGTTAACGGATAGCTTTTACGTTTAATGATCAGTAAGAATGGATTTGACAGGGTAAGAGCCATAAAAAATAGTATAACTAAATCAACATATACTATCGTGATTGGTCCATTTACAACAATCCTTATGTAAAGAAGCAACCAGATTGGTATCACGAAAATTATATAAAAAATGGCATCTTTTAAAAAATACAGGTATCCTACCTCTACATCTTTGTATTTCTTTTCGGTAAGAAACATTGCCATTGCGGAAATTAGGATTCCAATAAAAATAATAGCAAGTATAGAAACATAAGTTAAGATACCCTCTCTTATAAAAGTTGCCTGTAGAGCCATCACAAGCACGAAGAATATGCTCAAGGTAGATATGAAGGCTTTCCGCCTGAAATATCTAGTAGAATAAGTAGTTTCAGACATTAACTTATGGATACGAAATATATATATATAATTATGTGCATAGCATGTTGATAATCATGTATGCAACACCGGAAGTATCATTCGTGATTGGGGTTCAGGGTTTTCAGAGGCCTGTAAACCATGCGTTAAATAAAAAGCAAATGAAAAATGTAGTTAGGGCGATTTTAATGTCAGGGCTAGTTTTTTCATTAATAGGTTTACCGGTCTTAGATATGGCAGTAGTTCCCGCGATCCAATCACTTGAAAATGTATTGCCAGGCTCTATGGGATTGGAAGTGACTCATTCGGGTTACTTCCTTGAGTATTACTTTACACATTGGAGTTATCCAAGTAAATCAGCCTGGATATATTTTCTAGTGGGTCTTGGGCTAAGTTATGGAATATCAGCCGCGATAGCGGGATTATTGGTTGCAGCCGGTTGGATAACTGTTGCAGTTGCAGAATCAGTTTTAGTTTCAACTGGAACTGGTATTGTTATTGCTGGAGCAATAGCAGCGTTTTGAAATATACCAACCTAAATTCTTTCCTTATTTTTCCAATAAGAGTGTATGAATTTTTGATAAACAATAAATTTTGTTCTTATTTGACATCATCAAAATATAGCTAATTTTTTCTTGATTCATTGTGGGGTATCTCACCTTTCGTGAAATTTTGTCCTGGTGTTAATCATCAGCTAGCTGAGTATAGTTTAGGGAAATGCTAACCAAACTTATCAATTAGTTTATGGCTACTATAGATAAGAAAGTTTTACCGTGATCAAATGAGAGGAAAAGAATAGTGATATCCTTGAAGGATCTGCAAGATGAATGGAAAAACCCATATCTCTCAATTTTCCTGCAACATATTTTCCAGATGTGGATACTTCAAGTGATATTTCTGGATCCTTTGAAAGATATCTTTCTCTGAAATCAATCCATGAAGATTCATCATTCTTAATTTCATACTGTTCATTCACATTACCATTATCTTCCATTTCAGTTATGTATACGCTACGTTTATGAACATCCATTCCTATCAGTATTCTGATCACCTCCATGTGATTGGTGAGAGTTTAAAGTCGGAGCAAACTCGACAGTCTTCTATTCACCCTTGTTGCAGGGTATTATGTCGAGACGAAGGGCAGCAAATCTCATGGTACGACCGCGCAGGTCAGACAGTCTATCTGCTGCCTCTCCGACTCTCACGCTAACATCATCAAGTAAACGTGGCCAAAAGAACTTTTTTCATGACATCTTATATGACAGCCATGTAAAGAAGACGTGCCCCCTAAAAAACTAAAACCGTAGTAGAATTAACAACGGTTCAAAAAAATTAAATGCCAAAAAATTAACGTTAAAAAGGTGAGAGGGTGATATAGACATAGATTACTGTTCCTATGACAAGAAGATATGGATAAAAAATCAAGAATTGTTATATGAACTCAAAATTATATACAATACTATTTAAAATTACTTCATAAGTAAATTTCAACCACAACCAGATTTAAGTTCGTATCATCACAGTCAATATAACATTGGAAAATAAGAAAAAGGAAACTATTACCTGATCTATTAAATTTTAAATAGAACATGGGAGAGGTTGGTGAAGTATCTTGAAAATGACGTCGAAAAGAACCATATAAATCTCAAAATGCTATAAAGTCTATTCAAGACCATTTACAAGAGAGTAATTGCCATATACCTTATGCAGAAGAAGAATAATCAGATTAACATTTCTAGCAATTTTTAGCTTGATTTTATTTTCTTTGCTGGAAGGACTCCTTTTAAAATTGTACTGTCTGTTGAAAAAGATCCAATAGCATTTGAAACGCTTAGGTTGAGAAGTTTTTATCGACAATTCAAAAACGACGAAGTACCAGAAGATTACTACAAATTTTTAAGGGGAGAAATTTCAAGAAAGGCATTATACAGAAGACACCAAGATCAATATAACCGTGCTAAGACTGAGACGTTGCGGATGACTTTAGGAAATGGTAAAATTCGCCAAGAGAGATTAAATGAACGTATAGAGACTGCTCTGGGGAGCGCAAATAACTGGGTATTAATTGGTGGCCCCCCTTGTCAGGCTTACTCGCTGATAGGCAGAGTGAAGATTAAGAATGAAAATGCTAAGAAAAATAAGGATTTTGAAAAGGATCGTAGACATTTTTTGTATAGGGAGTACCTGAAGATAATCTCAGATCATAGGCCACCGATTTTCGTCATGGAAAACGTACCCGGATTAATTTCTTCTAAAGTAAACGGTAACAGCACATTTAAGATGATTTTGAATGATCTCCATAGTCCCATAAAGGCAATCGCTGAAATAAATAGAGAAGA contains:
- a CDS encoding M48 family metallopeptidase encodes the protein MSETTYSTRYFRRKAFISTLSIFFVLVMALQATFIREGILTYVSILAIIFIGILISAMAMFLTEKKYKDVEVGYLYFLKDAIFYIIFVIPIWLLLYIRIVVNGPITIVYVDLVILFFMALTLSNPFLLIIKRKSYPLTDLKMVEEVKRLSEKLGVRISDVRVIDWEKQKIPNAFQSGFRTYTIFISNYLKENLTFEENIAVLAHEISHAAHKHLQKTFIYVESMILIIINLFLFAQYYPTQGNLSLIFAITGFILIYVGLIFFLPFLQRHFEKEADISAAKTVDPKWLISALLRLSDLGLIPKKISKFWNSSHPDISTRVKYLQELNTGER